The bacterium genome includes the window ACCCTGCCGCTGATGCAGGACAACTTCTTCCTGGACGATTACGTGGGCAACGACGAGGACTCCACGTACCTGGACTTCCTCGAGGACACCACCAGCAAGACGCCGGACACGGCGGTCATGGAAGAGGACCTCTTCGAGAGCATCGAACGCATGCTGTGCGACCTGAAGCCGCGCGAGGCCAGGGTCCTGCGCATGTACTACGGGCTCGGCTCGGACCGCGAGATGACGCTCGAGGAGATCGGCCAGGACATGGGCCTGACCCGCGAACGCATCCGGCAGATCAAGGAGGAGGCCTTCGAGAAGATCCGCAACTCGAAGACCTTCCGATACATGCACGACTATCAGGACATGCGGGGTATGACTGCCTGACGGGATCGTATCGAAGCAAGAGGACGGAAAGCACGACGGGGCCCCGGGATCATCCCGGGGCCCGTAGCTTTATCCGGCCGTGCGCGAGGCCGCCGAGTTCCCGCGCGAAGGACCGCCAGCGGTCCTCGGGTAGCCAGATGGTCCAGGTCACATCCTCCGAAAACGCGCTGTCCAAGACGTGCCCCGCGTGCTTGCCGAGCAGGTGCTCCAGCGGACCGATCAGCTCGTAGCCGAAGGCGAGCTCGAAGGTGC containing:
- a CDS encoding DUF1949 domain-containing protein; the encoded protein is TFELAFGYELIGPLEHLLGKHAGHVLDSAFSEDVTWTIWLPEDRWRSFARELGGLAHGRIKLRAPG